Proteins encoded by one window of Nicotiana tabacum cultivar K326 chromosome 10, ASM71507v2, whole genome shotgun sequence:
- the LOC107805063 gene encoding uncharacterized protein LOC107805063 — protein MATINGLTSPQPFLSLSKPKPKPSYSHFKPLKPQILSKGLKQQNQQLRDWAVVGSVANETDLIPVQSNDTTDQQSGVVIGLEREPEGGDMDLVNQVVGGFGNEGRLSFEGAAGGFSSSSSGSNGKLEQEDMNRVIDRAINATIVLAAGSFAITKLLTIDHDYWHGWTVYEILRYAPQHNWIAYEEALKRNPVLAKMVISGVVYSLGDWIAQCYEGKPLFDFDRARMLRSGLVGFTLHGSLSHYYYQFCEALFPFQDWWVVPVKVAFDQTVWSAIWNSIYYTVLGVLRFESPLAIFSELKATFWPMLTAGWKLWPFAHLITYGVVPVEQRLLWVDCVELIWVTILSTYSNEKSEARVSEASVEAEMQPPSIGPPQE, from the exons ATGGCGACCATCAATGGCTTGACCTCACCACAGCCTTTTCTCTCTCTATCAAAGCCCAAACCAAAACCCTCTTATTCCCACTTCAAGCCTTTGAAGCCACAAATCTTATCCAAAGGCCTCAAACAGCAGAATCAGCAGCTAAGAGACTGGGCAGTCGTGGGCTCGGTGGCCAACGAAACCGACCTGATTCCAGTCCAAAGCAACGACACTACGGACCAGCAAAGCGGCGTCGTAATTGGGTTAGAAAGAGAACCGGAAGGTGGAGATATGGATTTAGTAAATCAGGTCGTGGGTGGGTTTGGAAATGAAGGGAGATTATCATTTGAAGGTGCTGCTGGTGGGTTTAGTTCTTCTTCAAGTGGGTCTAATGGAAAATTAGAACAAGAGGATATGAACAGAGTTATTGATAGAGCTATTAATGCAACTATTGTTTTAGCTGCTGGAAGTTTTGCTATCACTAAATTGCTCACTATTGACCATGATTACTGGCAT GGATGGACCGTATATGAGATATTGAGATATGCACCTCAGCACAACTGGATTGCATATGAGGAAGCCCTTAAAAGAAACCCAGTTTTGGCTAAAATGGTCATCAGTGGAGTGGTTTACTCTCTTGGGGATTGGATCGCACAG TGCTATGAAGGAAAGCCTCTTTTTGACTTTGATCGTGCACGTATGTTGAGATCTGGCTTAGTTGGATTCACGCTACATGGATCCCTCTCCCATTATTATTATCAGTTCTGTGAG GCACTTTTTCCTTTCCAAGATTGGTGGGTGGTTCCTGTCAAGGTTGCCTTTGATCAAACTGTTTGGTCAGCAATTTGGAACAGCATTTACTACACAGTTTTGGGAGTTTTGCGCTTTGAATCCCCTCTCGCCATTTTCAGTGAATTGAAGGCTACATTCTGGCCAATGTTGACT GCAGGTTGGAAGCTGTGGCCATTTGCTCATCTTATTACATATGGTGTAGTCCCGGTTGAACAAAGGCTTCTTTGGGTCGACTGTGTAGAACTTATTTGGGTGACAATACTCTCAAC TTATTCAAATGAGAAATCAGAAGCTAGAGTCTCCGAGGCATCAGTGGAAGCAGAAATGCAACCTCCCTCAATAGGTCCACCACAG GAGTAA
- the LOC107805064 gene encoding NAC transcription factor 56 has translation MESTDSSSGSHQQPQLPPGFRFHPTDEELVVHYLKKKAASIPLPVAIIAEVDLYKFDPWELPAKATFGEQEWYFFSPRDRKYPNGARPNRAATSGYWKATGTDKPVLTAGGTQKVGVKKALVFYGGKPPKGVKTNWIMHEYRLADNKANNKPPGCDVANKKSLRLDNWVLCRIYKKNNTQRPIDHERDDLNDIMGSSIPATCIPNNSMSIFGQPKANSNYTTLLETHDQNIYDQGMQFSSKSSSQLPVNVLSTSPSLLPSKRSLNGLYWNEEAAANDNSQSTKRFLTENINNMDDGLSMNVRSDHEQNGSIASLLSQLPQTPSLQQQQQQQILQGSLSDGVFRQPYSGMNWYS, from the exons ATGGAGAGTACAGATTCATCAAGCGGCTCTCATCAGCAGCCTCAGCTTCCACCTGGCTTCCGTTTTCACCCAACAGATGAAGAACTCGTTGTTCATTACCTAAAGAAGAAAGCTGCTTCTATTCCTCTTCCCGTTGCTATTATTGCTGAAGTTGATCTTTACAAATTTGATCCTTGGGAACTCCCTG CTAAGGCGACGTTTGGAGAACAAGAATGGTATTTTTTCAGTCCAAGGGATAGGAAGTATCCAAATGGGGCGAGGCCAAACAGAGCGGCAACTTCTGGTTACTGGAAAGCTACCGGAACAGATAAGCCGGTGCTCACCGCCGGTGGAACTCAAAAAGTGGGTGTTAAAAAAGCACTGGTTTTCTATGGAGGTAAACCTCCTAAAGGTGTGAAAACCAATTGGATTATGCATGAATATAGACTTGCTGATAATAAAGCAAATAACAAGCCCCCTGGTTGTGACGTTGCCAATAAAAAATCTTTAAGG CTAGATAATTGGGTATTATGTAGGATTTACAAGAAGAACAACACTCAGAGGCCAATAGATCACGAGAGGGACGATTTAAATGATATAATGGGATCATCAATTCCAGCAACATGCATACCAAATAACTCAATGTCAATATTTGGTCAACCAAAAGCTAATTCCAACTATACTACATTGCTCGAAACTCATGACCAGAATATATATGATCAAGGTAtgcaattttcttcaaaatcGTCGTCACAACTTCCTGTTAATGTACTCAGTACAAGCCCCAGTCTCCTCCCTTCAAAACGGTCGCTAAATGGTTTATATTGGAACGAAGAAGCAGCAGCTAATGATAATTCCCAATCCACAAAAAGGTTTTTAACAGAGAATATTAATAATATGGACGATGGTTTAAGCATGAATGTGAGATCAGATCATGAACAGAATGGCTCTATTGCAAGTCTTTTGAGTCAACTTCCTCAAACTCCGTcacttcaacaacaacaacaacaacaaattctgCAGGGGTCTCTTAGTGATGGAGTTTTTCGACAACCTTATTCGGGGATGAACTGGTATTCTTAA